GGGTGAGGGTTTACAAGAATGGCTTCGGGATAGCCAACGTTACCAGCGGCCGATGCTGGGTCCTCCTCAAGCTCAGGAAGTCCCTCGGAGTTTCAGTTAGAGCCAACCAGACCGTTACCGCATACGGCTTCTTCACGACCTACCGGGACATGCCCGCCTTTGAGGTTAAATCCGGTGATGACCTGTGTTCAGGGAGCTGCTGATTGGAATCGCGGGTGGTACTTTCAGCGGCATCTCCCCTGGGATACACGTCAACACGCTCGCGGCTTTTCTCTCGGGGCTCGGTGTTGGGGACAACCTCGTCCTCTTCTCGATGGGGCTGACCCATACGTTCTTGGACGTTATTCCCTCGGCGTTTTTGGGCGTTCCCGATGAGGGCACGGCCCTTGGAATACTGCCTGCCCACAGGCTCGTACTGAGGGGCAGGGCCATGGAGGTCGTGATGATAGCGCTGTGGGCAAGCTTCTTGGCGGTCGTTCTGACCATTCCATTCATTCCGATATACATGAAACTGGCCCCTATATACAGTCCTCGGATTGGGCGCCTCCTCATCTTCCTTCTCGCGGCTTTTCTGATCCTCACCGAGAGGGGAACAAAGAGACTTCACGCCCTCGCCATTTTCATTCTCTCCGGCATCTTAGGAGCCCTGACTTTTCGCCTCGACCTCAACCAGCCCTTTTACCACCTCTTTACCGGCCTTTTTGGGATCTCAGTTATCCTGCTGGCCCTGAGAGGAAGGGGTTCACTTCCCGCAGCCACGGATGATGGAGACGTACTAATGGAGCGTGGCAGGTTCCTCAGGTTCTCCTTCCTAGGAACCGTTCTCGGGATGGTGGCCTCCCTGGTTCCCGCCTTCACGGCCTCCCAGGCCGCTCTGATAGGCTCCTTCCTCTCGAGGGACGAGCGCTCCTTCCTTACCGTGGTCTTCTCGGTTAACACTGCAAATTTCCTCTTCTCCTTCGCTAACTTCGTCGCAACGGGGAGGCAGAGGAACGGCATCGTGGCCCTGATGAACCAGATCCCTGAGAGGGCGCTCACTACCTATCTCCTCGCGGCACTCTTCGTTTCAATGGCGGTTCTCCTCTACGGGGAACCTTTAGCGGCCCTCATACTCAACCTCCTGAAAAGAGTTCCATACCGCTCCATGAACGCGGGGGTTCTCCTCTTCCTCGTCTTTCTCTCGTACGTTTTTGATGGGTTACTCGGCATTCTGGTGCTTGCTGGGGCGACGATAACAGGCTTGCTGGCCGCTACGATGGGTGTTAAGAGAACATGCTGTATGGGGGTTCTGATGCTTCCGATAATGATTGGGTAAGAAGGGAAGAAGAATCAGGCGGATTTCTCCTTCATGATCCTCTGGAGTTCAGCGTAGTCCGTTACTATTCTCTTGCCGTCCAGTGTGGTGAAGTACGCTTTCTTGACCTTCACCTTCTTCATTTCCGTGTACTTCATCTCGGGCGGATCGTAAGAACCCGGTTCAACGACCTCGTCCTCCACGGTGTACGTCTCGAGGTCGGGCTGGCCGACGTATTTCCAGACCTCATAGAACACCTCTGGCTCGAGGTGGATTTCGCCGTCGACCTCTACCCAATCCTCCCCAATCTCCTCGAGAAACTCCTTCACTACCTCAAAGTGCATAGAACCACCAGTATAATATAGGACGCTAAGGGTTATATACCTATCGCCGAACTTCAACCGGTGGTGAGAGAATGGCGAGGGTAATCGTTGACGCTCAAGCAGCGAGAGCAATAGGAAAGGGCGCGATGATAGTCTTCAAGAAGGGAGTGGTGAGAACCGAGGGCGAGTTCTCCCCCGGTGATATTGTGGAGGTCTACACTCGCGGGGGCAAGTTCCTCGGCAAGGGCTTCGTGAACCCCCACTCCAACATAATGGTCAGGCTCATAACGAAGGACCGCGAGACGGAGGTCAACAAGGAGCTTTTCCGCGAGAGAATTAAGAAGGCCAACGAGTACAGGAAAAAGGTGCTCGGCTACGACAAGGCCTACCGCATGGTTTACGGCGAGGCTGACTACCTGCCCGGTCTCATAGTCGACCGCTTCAACGAGATAGCCTCCGTTCAGATATCGAGCGTCGGTATGGAACGCTTCAAGATGGAGGTCGCCGAGGCCATAATGGAGGCCGAGCCGGAGGTAGAGACCGTCTTCGAAAAGAACACCGGGAGGTCAAGGAGACGGGAGGGCTTACCGGAGATTGAGCGCGTTCTCCTTGGGAAGGAGAAGTATCGCACCATAATAGAGGAGGGCAAGGCCAAGTTCATCGTCGATATGAGGGGACAAAAGACCGGCTTCTTCCTCGACCAGAGGGAGAACAGAATCGCCCTGGAGAAGTACGTCAAGCCTGGAATGCGCGTTCTGGACGTTTTCACATACACTGGCGGCTTCGCAATACATGCCGCTGTGGCAGGTGCCGACGAAGTCGTTGCAGTCGATAAGTCTCCCTGGGCCATCAACATGGTGAAGGAGAACGCCAAGCTCAACGGCGTCGAGGATAAGATGAAGTATATAGTTGGTTCAGCCTTCCCGGTCATGGAAGAGATGATAAAGAAGGGCGAGAAGTTTGACATAGTGATACTCGATCCCCCGGCATTTGTCCAGCACGAGAAGGATCTCAAGCGCGGATTAAGGGCCTACTTCAACGTGAACTACGCCGGCCTTCAGCTCGTCAAGGAGGGTGGAATACTCGTTACCGCCTCCTGCTCCCAGCACGTCGACATGCAGGCATTCAAGGACATGGTTATTGCCGCGGCCGCAAAAGCTGGAAAGTTCCTCAAGATGCTCGAACCATACAGGACACAGGCCCCAGACCACCCGATATTAATGGCCTCAAAGGACACGGAGTATCTCAAGGCACTCTTCCTCTATGTTGAGGATACGAAATGAAGACTTCCCCCACAGGAGGGACGATGAGGAGAAAGCACCTCCTCTGAGACCGGCGTGAGTGCTGAGACGCCCACGGTCTGAGTCCCTAAAGTGCTAAAATCAAACTGTGCCTCCACCGGGTTCCGGCCTTGAAGCGGACGTCTCTAACTGAATAGCCCAGTTCCTCTCCCCTTTTCGTTATTGCGTTTATCAGAGGTTTCTTGTCCGGAAGAAAGAGCGCCACTTTTCCACCAGGCCTCAAATAGTCAAGTGCCTCCTCTATCAGCCTCACCGAGAACTCCTCACCGTATCTTCCTCCCCCAACGCCTTCCCTTTCCGTCAGAACACCTTTGGTAGGGGCCTCGTAGTAGGGCGGGGCGGAGAAGATGACATCAAAGGTCTTGCCTTCTGGGATAACTCCGCGGATTATTCCGCCGTCACTCTTTATCAGCCTCACATTCGCGCGGTTTTTTTCGATGTTTCTCCGGGCATATTCAAAGAACTCGTCGTCAAGCTCTGTCGCGGTAACGTCGCAGTTGAATATTTTCGCCGCCAGGAGGGTCATCAAAGCCGTGTGCCCGGCTCCTATCTCCAGAACCCTTTCACCACCCCTCAAAAACGTCTTCATGAAAAGGTAGCGCGAGACAGGGGTGGTGACTAGGCCCTTTGGGTGGTATTCAACGTCTAACCCAAAGAGGGCTTTGGCAATCGCCCTGTTGTAGAGTATCCGGGCTTTTCTGTTCGAGAAGTCGAGCCTTCCGCGTTCGTCGAGGTATTTTTCAAGCTCGGGGAAGAGCTTCACCGCTTCCTTAACTGGCAGTCCGAGCTTTCCGTCCTTCCAGAGGGGCATGAAAAAAGTTGGGGGGAGAATTTAAAAGCTCACTCCTTCGGGTTCACCAGCCTGCCCATGAAGAGTATCGCGCCAGTTTCCCTGTCGTAGATGAGGAATATGAAGGGGCGATCTGCATTGAATACCTTGAAGTTTTCCTGCCCCGGCACGGCGGCCAGAGTCATCGTGACGGCCGTTACCGCTGCCGCCTCGGTTCCATTCTCGGCGACGCTTATGAGGGTCTTATGGAGGACGTCGCTTATCACAAGATTGCCTCCCGGCGATATCCCCGAAAAGCCCGGCACCTTAAAGGCGCTCCCCATTCCCATATCCGCGAGGATGTCCCTCAGGTGGTACTCCTGCGCGACCCTGAACTTCGGGAGGGTCACCTTCACGCTCTCCTCAGTCGTACCGTTCATAATATCCTCTATAAACTCGGTGCTCAGTTCGTTCTCGACTTTCTCAAACTTCCCCTCTCTGGGAAGGATTATTAGCATACTCAGTCTTCCACCCTCGTAGGGCAGCTCGAGGGCCTGGAGCTCATTGTTTTCAAAGTATGGGAACTTCCCCCTCTGGTGCATCATCGGAACCGTAACCGGGCCCGAGGGCGAGTGGAAAGTCCCGTTCCTCGTCTCGCTCGCCTCGAACCTGCTCGACCAGTTGCCCTTGAAGTAGATCGCGTTCGTTATTATCAGCCTCGTGTCGGGGCTGAGCTTCGATAGGATGTCCTTGATCCTTCCGTTCGTCTGCTCCTCAACCCAGTCGTTTATCTCCCTCGCGGATCCTTCGGGGTCGTTCACGAAGTCTACCTTATCCACTCTTCCCAGGTAGAACGTCCTTATGACCCAGAGGTACTTCTCATCGATCGGGTAGTCCCTCTGGATCCAGAGCGCATTCGCGCTTCTGAGGACGTACGGAGAACCATTCGAGGTTTTCAGGGAGAGCAACAGGTACCTGAAGCCCACCCACCTCGTGTCATTCTCAGATGGCAGGTGGAGAACCTTTCCCATTTCCTCCCGCGTAGCCCCGCTTGCCCCATCGTATGCCATCGCGAGGGCGGTCTCAACGCTGTAGGGCGAGAAGAACAGGTTGTCCTCCCCTCCTGCCAGCTCCCGGTAGAGGTCGACGGCAAAGGCGTTGATTCCCCGAACTATAGGGGCTTCCTGCCCCTCTTTCAGCACATCGTATTTCGTTCCTGGCGGCGTGAAGGTTGAGCTGCTTGAGGTCGGGGACGGTTTGCCGTTCTCCGCCTGCCCGAGACAGCCCCCAACGATGACGGTGAGGAGTATGGCCAGTAGAACCAGTCGCCGCATCGAATCACCTGGGGATAGTACGCCAGGGAAGTATAAATACCCCTCGACGGCTTCAAAACCGTTTGAAACAAAAAGGAAAGGATCAGAGAAGTGCCAAAGCAGCCATGACCTTGGCATCCTCGACCATGTTCTCTATCTTGGCATACTCGTTGGGCTGGTGGGCCATCTCATCGAGGGTCGCCCACACAACGGCCGGGATTCTGAGTTTCCTGAA
The sequence above is drawn from the Thermococcus pacificus genome and encodes:
- a CDS encoding methyltransferase domain-containing protein, translating into MPLWKDGKLGLPVKEAVKLFPELEKYLDERGRLDFSNRKARILYNRAIAKALFGLDVEYHPKGLVTTPVSRYLFMKTFLRGGERVLEIGAGHTALMTLLAAKIFNCDVTATELDDEFFEYARRNIEKNRANVRLIKSDGGIIRGVIPEGKTFDVIFSAPPYYEAPTKGVLTEREGVGGGRYGEEFSVRLIEEALDYLRPGGKVALFLPDKKPLINAITKRGEELGYSVRDVRFKAGTRWRHSLILAL
- a CDS encoding tripartite tricarboxylate transporter permease, giving the protein MFRELLIGIAGGTFSGISPGIHVNTLAAFLSGLGVGDNLVLFSMGLTHTFLDVIPSAFLGVPDEGTALGILPAHRLVLRGRAMEVVMIALWASFLAVVLTIPFIPIYMKLAPIYSPRIGRLLIFLLAAFLILTERGTKRLHALAIFILSGILGALTFRLDLNQPFYHLFTGLFGISVILLALRGRGSLPAATDDGDVLMERGRFLRFSFLGTVLGMVASLVPAFTASQAALIGSFLSRDERSFLTVVFSVNTANFLFSFANFVATGRQRNGIVALMNQIPERALTTYLLAALFVSMAVLLYGEPLAALILNLLKRVPYRSMNAGVLLFLVFLSYVFDGLLGILVLAGATITGLLAATMGVKRTCCMGVLMLPIMIG
- a CDS encoding serpin family protein → MRRLVLLAILLTVIVGGCLGQAENGKPSPTSSSSTFTPPGTKYDVLKEGQEAPIVRGINAFAVDLYRELAGGEDNLFFSPYSVETALAMAYDGASGATREEMGKVLHLPSENDTRWVGFRYLLLSLKTSNGSPYVLRSANALWIQRDYPIDEKYLWVIRTFYLGRVDKVDFVNDPEGSAREINDWVEEQTNGRIKDILSKLSPDTRLIITNAIYFKGNWSSRFEASETRNGTFHSPSGPVTVPMMHQRGKFPYFENNELQALELPYEGGRLSMLIILPREGKFEKVENELSTEFIEDIMNGTTEESVKVTLPKFRVAQEYHLRDILADMGMGSAFKVPGFSGISPGGNLVISDVLHKTLISVAENGTEAAAVTAVTMTLAAVPGQENFKVFNADRPFIFLIYDRETGAILFMGRLVNPKE
- a CDS encoding class I SAM-dependent rRNA methyltransferase, whose amino-acid sequence is MARVIVDAQAARAIGKGAMIVFKKGVVRTEGEFSPGDIVEVYTRGGKFLGKGFVNPHSNIMVRLITKDRETEVNKELFRERIKKANEYRKKVLGYDKAYRMVYGEADYLPGLIVDRFNEIASVQISSVGMERFKMEVAEAIMEAEPEVETVFEKNTGRSRRREGLPEIERVLLGKEKYRTIIEEGKAKFIVDMRGQKTGFFLDQRENRIALEKYVKPGMRVLDVFTYTGGFAIHAAVAGADEVVAVDKSPWAINMVKENAKLNGVEDKMKYIVGSAFPVMEEMIKKGEKFDIVILDPPAFVQHEKDLKRGLRAYFNVNYAGLQLVKEGGILVTASCSQHVDMQAFKDMVIAAAAKAGKFLKMLEPYRTQAPDHPILMASKDTEYLKALFLYVEDTK
- a CDS encoding DUF5748 family protein, coding for MHFEVVKEFLEEIGEDWVEVDGEIHLEPEVFYEVWKYVGQPDLETYTVEDEVVEPGSYDPPEMKYTEMKKVKVKKAYFTTLDGKRIVTDYAELQRIMKEKSA